A single Microbaculum marinisediminis DNA region contains:
- the lspA gene encoding signal peptidase II: MSLRRTLWGPLTGLGASVALVVFLLDRLHKWAMLGPIDIAARGRIEVAPFFDLILVWNRGVSYGLFQQDTEAGRWVLVAVKIVASLALWIWLARAHSRLTAVSIGLVIGGAIGNAVDRAIYGAVADFFHFSAFGWSWYVFNLADVAIVAGVVGLLYDSLTDSHKTAPKPD, translated from the coding sequence ATGAGCCTCCGCCGCACCCTCTGGGGCCCGCTGACCGGCCTTGGCGCCTCGGTCGCGCTCGTCGTCTTCCTGCTCGACCGCTTGCACAAGTGGGCGATGCTCGGCCCGATCGACATCGCCGCGCGGGGGCGAATCGAGGTTGCGCCGTTCTTCGATCTCATCCTCGTCTGGAACCGCGGCGTCAGCTACGGCCTGTTCCAGCAGGATACCGAAGCGGGGCGGTGGGTCCTCGTGGCGGTCAAGATCGTCGCGAGCCTCGCCCTGTGGATCTGGCTCGCCCGGGCGCATTCCAGGCTCACGGCGGTCTCGATCGGCCTGGTTATCGGCGGGGCGATCGGAAACGCCGTCGATCGGGCGATTTACGGCGCTGTTGCGGACTTTTTCCACTTCTCCGCCTTCGGCTGGTCCTGGTACGTGTTCAACCTCGCCGACGTCGCCATTGTTGCGGGTGTCGTCGGGCTTCTGTATGACTCGCTGACGGATAGTCACAAAACAGCCCCAAAGCCCGATTAG
- the ileS gene encoding isoleucine--tRNA ligase, with protein MTNGSDSAAKRDYSETLFLPKTDFPMRAGLPKREPEFIERWDRLEVYKRQREMAKGREKYVLHDGPPYANGNIHIGTALNKILKDVVTRSHQMLGYDSNYVPGWDCHGLPIEWKIEEQYRASGRNKDDVPVIEFRKECRQFAEHWIGVQKAEFRRLGVEGDWDNPYTTMTFAAEAQIARELTKFAMNGGLYRGSKPVMWSVVEKTALAEAEVEYHDYTSDTIFVKFPIVEGPEAGSAAVVIWTTTPWTIPGNRAISFSPRIEYGLYKVVEAPEENWAKPGDLYILADKLAEEVMKAARVEHYERVRDIDYAEPGEMVCAHPLKGLDGAYDFAVPLLAGDHVTDDAGTGFVHTAPGHGAEDFEVWTDNKVALEGRGIDPTIPYTVDADGFFTKDAPGLTGKRVITDKGDKGDANQAVIDALVAAGNLVGRGRLKHQYPHSWRSKKPVIFRNTPQWFISMEDGKGDDGLRAKALKAIAETRFVPDAGQNRLRSMIAERPDWVISRQRAWGVPITVFVHRETGQVIPNAGFAESDALIRRIGDAFEAEGADAWFADGARERFLSGLVDDPAAWDKVDDILDVWFDSGSTHSFVLEVRPDLKWPASLYLEGSDQHRGWFHSSLLESCGTRGRAPYDAVLTHGFTMAEDGRKMSKSLNNQIFPQDVIKQSGADILRLWVVSTDYWEDQRIGPEILKMNVESYRKLRNTVRWMLGSLAHYDGEDVPEAEMPELERYMLHRLAELDRLVRRGYQDYDYKRVSHALFNFATVDLSAFYFDIRKDSLYCDPLSSTKRKACLAVLDRIFRCLISWWAPMLPFTMDEAWLSRFPSEDGSVHFETFPEVPESWYDERLAEKWRRVRRVRRVITGAIEIERAAKRIGSSLEAAPEVWFTDAELIAAVADVDLAEVSITSQIVLKEGAGPADAHRIDEVSGVAVVPALAQGRKCARSWKILPDVGSDPAWPDLSPRDAMAMREFEAGRAAAQ; from the coding sequence ATGACAAACGGATCCGATTCCGCCGCCAAGCGCGACTATTCCGAAACCCTGTTCCTGCCCAAGACCGATTTCCCGATGCGCGCGGGCCTGCCCAAGCGCGAGCCCGAGTTTATCGAGCGCTGGGACCGCCTCGAGGTCTACAAGCGCCAGCGCGAGATGGCCAAGGGCCGCGAGAAATACGTCCTCCACGACGGCCCGCCCTACGCCAACGGCAACATCCATATCGGCACCGCGCTCAACAAGATCCTCAAGGACGTCGTCACCCGCTCGCACCAGATGCTGGGCTACGATTCCAACTACGTGCCCGGTTGGGACTGCCACGGCCTGCCGATCGAATGGAAGATCGAGGAGCAGTACCGCGCCTCGGGCAGGAACAAGGACGACGTCCCGGTCATCGAGTTCCGCAAGGAATGCCGCCAGTTCGCCGAACACTGGATCGGCGTCCAGAAGGCCGAGTTCCGCCGTCTCGGCGTCGAGGGCGACTGGGACAACCCCTACACCACCATGACCTTCGCCGCCGAGGCGCAGATCGCCCGGGAATTGACGAAGTTCGCCATGAACGGCGGCCTCTATCGCGGCTCCAAGCCGGTGATGTGGTCGGTGGTCGAGAAGACGGCGCTGGCCGAGGCCGAGGTCGAGTATCACGACTACACGTCGGACACGATCTTCGTGAAGTTTCCGATCGTCGAGGGCCCCGAGGCCGGCAGCGCCGCGGTGGTGATCTGGACGACCACGCCGTGGACGATCCCCGGCAACCGGGCGATCTCGTTCAGCCCGCGCATCGAATACGGCCTCTACAAGGTGGTCGAGGCACCGGAAGAGAACTGGGCGAAGCCCGGCGATCTCTACATCCTGGCCGACAAGCTCGCCGAGGAGGTGATGAAGGCCGCTCGGGTCGAGCATTACGAGCGCGTCCGCGACATCGACTACGCCGAGCCCGGCGAGATGGTCTGCGCCCATCCGCTGAAAGGTCTCGACGGCGCCTACGACTTCGCGGTGCCGCTGCTCGCCGGCGACCACGTCACCGACGACGCCGGCACCGGCTTCGTGCACACCGCGCCGGGCCATGGCGCCGAAGACTTCGAGGTCTGGACCGACAACAAGGTCGCGCTCGAAGGCCGCGGCATCGACCCGACCATCCCCTATACGGTCGACGCCGACGGCTTCTTCACCAAGGACGCGCCGGGTCTCACGGGCAAGCGGGTAATCACCGACAAGGGCGACAAGGGCGATGCCAACCAGGCCGTCATCGACGCCCTCGTCGCGGCGGGCAATCTGGTCGGCCGCGGCCGGCTCAAGCACCAGTACCCGCATTCCTGGCGCTCCAAGAAGCCGGTCATCTTCCGCAACACGCCGCAATGGTTCATCTCGATGGAGGACGGCAAGGGCGACGACGGCCTGCGCGCCAAGGCGCTGAAGGCCATCGCCGAGACCCGTTTCGTGCCGGACGCCGGACAGAACCGCCTGCGCAGCATGATCGCCGAGCGCCCCGACTGGGTGATCTCGCGCCAGCGCGCCTGGGGCGTGCCGATCACCGTGTTCGTCCATCGCGAGACGGGCCAGGTGATCCCGAACGCCGGTTTCGCCGAATCCGACGCGCTGATCCGCCGCATCGGCGATGCCTTCGAGGCCGAAGGCGCCGACGCCTGGTTCGCCGACGGTGCGCGCGAGCGCTTCCTGTCGGGCCTCGTCGACGATCCGGCCGCCTGGGACAAGGTCGACGACATCCTCGACGTCTGGTTCGACTCGGGCTCGACCCATTCCTTCGTACTGGAGGTGCGTCCGGACCTGAAATGGCCGGCCTCGCTCTATCTGGAAGGCTCGGACCAGCATCGCGGCTGGTTCCATTCCTCGCTGCTGGAGTCCTGCGGCACGCGTGGCCGCGCGCCCTACGACGCGGTGCTGACGCACGGCTTCACCATGGCCGAGGACGGCCGCAAGATGTCGAAGTCGCTGAACAACCAGATCTTCCCGCAGGACGTCATCAAGCAATCCGGCGCCGACATCCTGCGCCTGTGGGTGGTGTCGACCGACTACTGGGAAGACCAGCGGATCGGCCCCGAGATCCTGAAGATGAACGTCGAGTCCTATCGCAAGCTGCGCAATACGGTGCGCTGGATGCTCGGCTCCCTTGCCCACTACGACGGTGAGGACGTGCCCGAGGCCGAGATGCCCGAGCTGGAGCGCTATATGCTGCATCGGCTGGCCGAGCTCGACCGGCTCGTGCGCCGCGGCTACCAGGACTACGACTACAAGCGCGTCTCGCACGCGCTGTTCAACTTCGCGACCGTCGACCTGTCGGCCTTCTACTTCGACATCCGCAAGGACTCGCTCTACTGCGACCCGCTCTCCAGCACGAAGCGCAAGGCCTGCCTCGCGGTGCTCGACCGCATCTTCCGGTGCCTGATCAGCTGGTGGGCGCCGATGCTGCCCTTCACCATGGACGAGGCGTGGCTGTCGCGGTTCCCCTCGGAGGACGGCTCGGTGCACTTCGAGACGTTCCCGGAGGTTCCCGAGAGCTGGTATGACGAACGCCTGGCCGAGAAGTGGCGGCGGGTGCGCCGGGTGCGCCGCGTCATCACCGGTGCCATCGAGATCGAGCGCGCGGCCAAGCGCATCGGCTCCAGTCTCGAGGCCGCGCCGGAGGTCTGGTTCACCGATGCCGAGCTGATCGCGGCCGTCGCCGACGTCGACCTGGCGGAGGTCTCGATCACCAGCCAGATCGTCCTGAAGGAAGGCGCGGGCCCGGCCGATGCGCACCGCATCGACGAGGTGTCCGGCGTCGCCGTCGTGCCGGCGCTGGCCCAGGGCAGGAAGTGCGCCCGCTCGTGGAAGATCCTCCCCGACGTCGGCTCCGATCCGGCCTGGCCGGACCTGTCGCCGCGCGACGCCATGGCGATGCGCGAGTTCGAGGCGGGCCGCGCGGCCGCGCAATAG